GTAGGATGTTCTTGAGAGTAAAACAGTTTCTTCTCTAAACtccatttttttgtctttctttgtAGAGGCTTAGAAGTGATTTCTTCAAGATCATATTCCAATTCCATCTATTTCGGTTCAGTATTTTATGGAAATTCTCCCTTTTTTAGTGACCATTAGATGTCTATCTTTCTGTTTTGGCAAGATAGATGGATAtttcatcatccacaaaaatgtctcgatttgtattttgaaagaaatttgCAATATATCTTTCTCATTTAACTCTGTGTGCGTGTAGATTCTATTCTCAAATCAGACATCTGTTAGAGATGCAAGATGAATTTCATTAGTCCAGTGATATCAAAAATTTTATAGGACCATCCATAATTGCAGGGCCCGTTAAATGCCTGGTAACCAGTGTCTACAAGATTAGGGAACTCCACAACCTAAGTAATCCTGAGATTGCTGGAAGCTGCTAAAGACAATCATGTCATCACCTTATATGTAGGACTTCCACTACAAACACTTAAGTATTCTTCTCCTCAATCAAACCACTACTATCTAGCAAGATATCTGTAGACAGTGCAAGGTTTAAGGAGAAACATTGTCAGTTGAGTCTGCCCATATTTTTTTGAGTTCTTCAACTATACACATGACAGTTGGtcaatttataagaaaaatatgtttGATTCATTACAGCATATCATATGTGCAAGAGGAAATTTCCATTATGTCTTTTGATAGTAAAACCAACAAGCCATGTGAAAGTACATGCAAAAGCATTAGTTTAGCAGCCATTGCAATGTCATTACAAAGGACTGCATGATGACTACACTTGGAATATGGttatctttctctttttaatttgacaatgATTTAAATGGTaattgcacaaacaattttacTATGAGTTACCTATATTATAGATGATGGATTCTCTCTCCTTTACATCTCGTATGGCAACAACTCCTTCAGGTTCTACAGTAGCCAGTACATGCATTCCACCCTGAACCAGAATGAAAGACTGTAAGGCTTTCAAATATCTAACAATGCAGACATAATTATAGATAGTGTGAACCTGATTCTGTATCAATTCAAGGCTCTCCGccttaaatattattttctcaGTGTTAAGTAATCTTCTGTTGAAGTTTGTTGCTGAGTCCGAATCACCCCTCATTAGTTGCAGAGAGAAGCAAGCAGGAATCTGTCATTCAACACAAAGCAAAAATATATCACCAAGtatagagaaaattaaaaagtaaatccTTGAAAACACATTTACATACAGAAGCTGGATATGATATCTTCACTTCATACCACGTGTAAGGTTTGAGACCCTCCAACTTATAAAGGCGAGATCCTCTTTGTAGTGGTAGAGATTCTTTCCATAGCTCCTCACCTACTTTTAGCACTGTCTTCTCAACCCTGCAGAATGGCCGGATGCCCTTCAGCTCAACTGGGCAGTCATGCAATGGGTTCTCATAAACAAACATAATTTTGACTATACTGACGTATTTTCAAAAGCATAACAAACTCTGTCACCCGCAAAGCTGAGTGTGCAGAGCAAGACCACCAACGAATGTAGCTTAGCCAAATCCATTTCCACTAGGACACCATCAAATAACTTTGAACTTCATGGACCTGTGCACCAGCAAGTGTATTCAATCAAACAAAGAAAGCCAGCATCTCTTTCATTCTGAAACTGTAGCAAGTACAGGGAAAAAACCCATTTTTGTCAAGTGCATGATAAGCAACAGACGTGACGCAATTTGATACGATGATAACTAGACAAGTTCCTCCCAGAGACAAAAAGGTCAAACTTTTAGATCACAAGTCTCTCCTTAATGTCATATACCAAGCAACAAGGAAAAAGACGCATCCGCTTCACTAATAATTGCTTAAAGAGAGGTACCGTCCTATGTGGTAGCCATTGATTGGTTAATTCAATATGCGTGATattatgtacaaataaaaatGATGTAGAGGATCGATCTTACAGTAAGAGGGCTCCATCACCAAGCAATCCAAGTAAAAAGGGAAGagatatgaaatgaaaattcgGAAAGCAGGTGGTTTCGGATGTTATCGGTagttttcaaaatcaatggtAATTTATTAATTCCATATCGGTAACTTCCATCATTCTGTTAGAATACAGCAAATCGTCCGGCATGAAAATGGATACTATTATCCAACTCTTTTCGTATAATATAATTTTCCCCACAATTCATGATCCAACCACCATGTCCATCACCTCACCCCCCATCATCCCCACCATAGTTCACCTCACAGACGCCAAAGATCACACTTCTCACAGAAGCATTTCAACAAACACCCAAAATGCAACCTCCGAAATTCCTCCAGTGAACTCCGCACGGGATTGCCAACGAACGCCCAACATCCCGGACAACAAACTGTGCTCCGATAACAATTATTACAGCATGGTAGATAAGTTTTCAGTATTGGGTTCAGCGGAAAGAACATGGACAGACCGTTCTCCCTCTGCCTCAGAGACTATCAAAAGATTAGAATCTACAAGATGGAAAGAGCACATTACCACCAAGCTTGGGACTTTCGCGTTGCTGCTTCTCGGTGACGACGTACACCGCCCCGGTTCAGAATCCTCACTATGCGTTCTGCAATGCACTCTTGCTGCCTGCGCTACTTGCGGCGATGGCGCCTCTCAATTAATTGTGAATTACCGTCGAAGCAATTACCACCGgatcctctttcttttctcctgtCGGTAAGATATTTAGATccatgttttatttatttagcgAGCTAATCCAATGGGATTTAAATGGAAAATTACACGAACAGTCCCTAAACTTTGACATAAGGTGTAATATATAGTTTATGAACTTTAAGCTCAGCTTCACTTCGTGAATCCTCTTGATTGTAGGAACTacataatgttaaaaaaaaaaaaaatagagacagagagagaaaaagaaatgaaaaggatgtTCTCCAGCTTTGCATCCcaaatttttatatagataCATAATTGCatctaagggtgtgtttgttttgcgaaaagacaatttccggaaaaatattttcttcattttccagcgtttggttcatttagaaaaatgagtcaatggaaaatgttttcctagttaacggaaaatatttttcttccaaagtttaaattcaggaaaacgaTTTCCCTTTTAAAAGaaccggaaaacattttccaaaatattttaaagtcCTAGCTtgatgaaaaattattattaaaaagaatttctaattaaaaaattgaatttgttactattatatcttttttttttcttgttttctcttttctttctttgcctttgaatgtaaaccctaactcctcctccctctctccttctccttcacccCCTCCTT
This genomic stretch from Eucalyptus grandis isolate ANBG69807.140 chromosome 3, ASM1654582v1, whole genome shotgun sequence harbors:
- the LOC104437809 gene encoding uncharacterized protein LOC104437809 — its product is MDLAKLHSLVVLLCTLSFAGDRVCYAFENTVEKTVLKVGEELWKESLPLQRGSRLYKLEGLKPYTWYEVKISYPASIPACFSLQLMRGDSDSATNFNRRLLNTEKIIFKAESLELIQNQGGMHVLATVEPEGVVAIRDVKERESIIYNIVCDELLLGIPHKAWPVGILVLLCLVLAFVIPSFLPPFLLAKSHTQQALDEDVSKNS